In Cupriavidus basilensis, the following proteins share a genomic window:
- a CDS encoding AMP-binding protein, producing the protein MNTNIYQVGLDRRAANHMPLTPLHFLDRCAEQYPDRTAIIHGPVRQSWKVTRERCRQLASALVKRGVGRGDTVSILAPNTPAMVEAHHGIPLSGAVLNAINCRLDADGVRFIVAHGECKVLFVDREFSALAAEALQGLPNAPLVIDIADALAPAGEPIGAMEYEQFLREGDIDFPGVWPDDEWNAIALNYTSGTTSDPKGVVPSHRGAYLMSMLQLTDWGMPRAPKYLWTLPMFHANGWCFSWAVTAAAGTHVCLRKVTAANIFSAIEAYGADHFCAAPIVLSSLATATQEERRPFSHVVRIRTAGSPPPASVLKAVIEQGFDVEHVYGITEASGTPVSSYANPAWNEKSGDEKARLMARQGNRAAGLEGLRVADPDTMESVPWDGTTQGELLLRGNIVMKGYLKNPEATEAAFAGGWFHTGDLAVVHPDGYVQITDRSKDVIISGGENISSVEVEDVLHQHPAVLIAAVVAQPHPKWGESPCAFIELKNGVAAPTEAEIIAFCRSRLAHYKCPTRVVYGALPKTGTGKIQKYRLRALAGSREAITELAANHTD; encoded by the coding sequence ATGAACACGAACATCTACCAGGTCGGACTGGATCGCCGCGCCGCGAACCACATGCCGCTCACCCCCCTGCACTTTCTTGACCGGTGCGCCGAGCAGTATCCGGACCGCACCGCCATCATCCATGGCCCCGTTCGCCAATCCTGGAAGGTAACAAGGGAGCGTTGCAGGCAACTGGCCAGCGCGCTGGTCAAGCGCGGCGTCGGCCGCGGAGATACGGTGTCGATTCTGGCGCCAAATACACCCGCAATGGTCGAAGCCCATCACGGCATTCCGCTTAGCGGTGCAGTGCTGAATGCGATCAACTGTCGCCTGGATGCTGACGGCGTGCGGTTCATCGTCGCGCACGGAGAATGCAAGGTGTTGTTCGTGGACCGTGAGTTCTCGGCACTGGCTGCCGAGGCCTTGCAAGGCTTGCCGAATGCGCCACTGGTGATCGACATTGCCGACGCGCTGGCGCCGGCGGGCGAACCGATCGGCGCAATGGAGTATGAGCAATTCCTGCGCGAGGGCGACATCGACTTCCCCGGCGTCTGGCCCGATGACGAGTGGAATGCGATCGCGCTGAACTATACGTCCGGCACGACATCCGACCCCAAGGGCGTGGTGCCTAGTCATCGCGGCGCATATCTCATGAGCATGTTGCAGCTGACAGACTGGGGAATGCCGCGCGCGCCGAAGTACCTGTGGACGCTCCCCATGTTCCATGCGAACGGCTGGTGTTTTTCATGGGCCGTCACGGCGGCCGCCGGCACCCACGTTTGCCTGCGCAAGGTGACCGCTGCCAACATTTTTAGTGCAATCGAGGCATACGGTGCGGACCATTTCTGCGCCGCGCCGATCGTGCTTTCGTCACTTGCCACCGCGACGCAGGAGGAGCGCCGTCCCTTCTCGCACGTTGTGCGTATCCGCACCGCTGGGTCTCCGCCGCCTGCAAGCGTGCTCAAGGCAGTGATCGAGCAGGGCTTTGACGTCGAGCATGTGTATGGCATCACCGAAGCGTCGGGAACGCCGGTGAGTTCGTACGCGAATCCCGCATGGAATGAAAAGTCCGGCGATGAGAAGGCCCGCTTGATGGCTCGCCAGGGAAACCGCGCCGCAGGCCTCGAAGGGCTCCGTGTGGCCGACCCGGACACGATGGAATCGGTCCCCTGGGACGGCACGACACAGGGCGAGTTGCTCTTGCGCGGCAACATCGTGATGAAAGGCTACCTGAAGAACCCCGAGGCCACCGAGGCGGCTTTCGCCGGTGGGTGGTTCCACACGGGTGATCTCGCCGTCGTGCATCCGGACGGGTACGTCCAGATCACCGATCGGTCGAAGGACGTGATTATTTCAGGCGGAGAGAATATTTCGTCGGTCGAGGTCGAGGACGTCCTCCACCAGCATCCCGCCGTGCTGATTGCCGCTGTCGTGGCGCAACCTCATCCCAAATGGGGCGAGTCGCCGTGCGCGTTCATCGAACTCAAGAACGGTGTGGCAGCGCCGACGGAAGCTGAGATCATTGCGTTCTGCCGCAGCCGTCTGGCCCACTACAAGTGCCCGACCAGGGTTGTGTATGGGGCGTTACCCAAGACGGGAACCGGGAAGATTCAGAAGTATCGCTTGCGTGCGTTAGCGGGCAGCCGGGAAGCGATCACGGAACTGGCTGCCAATCACACAGATTGA
- a CDS encoding zinc-dependent alcohol dehydrogenase family protein, protein MDNVKMATRTRPTPGPGQVRVRMSAAALNYRDLIIPMRGYGRRMQDLPLILLSDGVGIVDAMGDGVSSVALGDRVCPIFYQTWLAGKPSNETMLSSLGCEQDGTMSDYMVLPAEGVCHVPSHLSDFEAATLPTAAVTSWRALVTEGGLKGGDRVLLQGTGGVSLFALQFAKSLGAHVIITSSSDKKLARARELGADETINYTTDPQWGRSVKAMTDEAGVDHVIEVGGAGTLEQSLRAVRTGGTISMIGVLSGSEPRIPLGQVVTRHVRLQGITVGSRADFESMSAHIAGQRLRPVVDSVFPFEALRDAMDYLVTGQHFGKICISHAGQMANN, encoded by the coding sequence ATGGATAACGTCAAAATGGCCACCCGTACGCGACCGACACCAGGGCCTGGCCAGGTGCGAGTGAGAATGAGCGCTGCGGCGTTGAATTATCGTGACCTCATCATTCCCATGCGTGGATACGGTAGGCGAATGCAGGATCTGCCATTGATTTTGCTTAGCGATGGTGTGGGCATCGTTGACGCTATGGGTGATGGTGTGTCAAGCGTGGCATTGGGTGATCGAGTTTGTCCGATTTTTTACCAGACTTGGCTGGCTGGAAAGCCCAGCAACGAGACAATGCTCTCCAGCTTGGGTTGCGAACAGGATGGAACCATGAGTGACTACATGGTGCTGCCGGCCGAAGGCGTTTGTCACGTCCCTTCACACCTTAGCGACTTTGAGGCGGCCACACTGCCCACCGCGGCTGTCACTTCGTGGCGTGCTTTGGTGACTGAAGGGGGACTGAAGGGGGGAGACAGGGTCCTGTTGCAGGGCACAGGAGGCGTTTCGCTATTCGCTTTGCAGTTCGCCAAGTCGCTGGGTGCGCATGTGATCATCACTTCGTCGAGTGACAAGAAGCTGGCGCGGGCACGAGAGCTCGGTGCGGATGAGACCATCAACTACACCACGGATCCGCAATGGGGACGCTCCGTCAAAGCGATGACGGACGAAGCCGGGGTTGACCACGTCATCGAAGTCGGAGGAGCGGGGACGCTCGAGCAGTCGCTGCGTGCAGTTCGCACGGGGGGCACCATCAGCATGATCGGCGTGCTCTCCGGTTCCGAACCCAGGATTCCTCTCGGCCAGGTTGTCACGCGCCATGTTCGGCTACAAGGCATTACCGTCGGAAGCCGGGCGGACTTCGAATCCATGTCGGCGCATATTGCCGGACAACGGCTGCGCCCGGTCGTCGACAGCGTATTTCCGTTCGAAGCATTGCGAGACGCCATGGATTACCTGGTTACTGGCCAACATTTCGGGAAAATCTGCATCAGTCATGCAGGCCAGATGGCGAATAACTGA